In Nematostella vectensis chromosome 2, jaNemVect1.1, whole genome shotgun sequence, one genomic interval encodes:
- the LOC5514803 gene encoding eIF5-mimic protein 2: MSLKQQKPTLSGQRIKTRKRDEKEKHHPLGFRDAIISGLNDLNDKGYDLEQVAKFLDTSGGKLNYRLYGEFLFDVLFAGGILAPGGSIVEDGPNPSTYKTNICIFEANNDNETLRKHVQMHNKLICRYRYLQKSYEEEMNKILLFLKGFTDEEREKLAFTTGVVLANGMASPAVLNSLLSESLTKEGISLAFITKLFQAWVNEKDFNHLSLNLRKAELENKLMMFFPPNKQTVEHFEKHFKAHGLEKMVSFQLAQKTANTRRQLQTQLKEMLNGETPVKDMISTCKEEMKKADLLEEEVVFLIWKVIMQSVEWNKKEELVAEQALRHLKMYAPLLAAFTTTAKSEKNLLIKVQEYCYDNMNFMKVFQKIVLLFYKTDILSEDSIIAWYKGENSTKGKSMFLEQMKKMIEWLQSAEEESGSEEEDEEED; encoded by the exons CAACAGAAACCTACTCTCAGTGGTCAGCGGATCAAAACCCGCAAAAGAG ACGAGAAGGAGAAACACCACCCGTTGGGCTTCCGTGATGCTATAATATCTGGACTTAATGACCTTAATGACAAAGGCTATGATTTAGAACAG GTTGCCAAATTTCTTGACACATCTGGTGGTAAACTAAACTACCGTCTCTATGGAGAGTTTCTCTTCGATGTTCTTTTTGCTGGCGGGATTTTGG CCCCTGGTGGTAGCATTGTAGAAGATGGACCTAATCCTTCTACTTACAAGACCAACATCTGCATATTCGAAGCAAACAATGACAATGAGACATTGAGGAAACATGTGCAG ATGCACAATAAGCTGATATGCCGATATCGGTATCTGCAGAAATCCTATGAGGAAGAAATGAATAAG ATCCTCCTGTTTCTGAAAGGGTTTACAGATGAGGAGAGAGAAAAACTTGCCTTTACCACCGGGGTGGTTCTTGCCAATG GTATGGCTTCTCCTGCGGTCTTGAACAGTTTGCTTAGTGAAAGTCTCACCAAAGAGG GGATCAGTCTCGCCTTCATCACTAAGTTATTTCAGGCCTGGGTTAATGAGAAGGACTTCAATCATTTGAGTCTCAATTTGAGGAAAGCAGAATTGGAGAACAAACTAATg ATGTTCTTTCCTCCAAACAAGCAAACTGTAGAGCACTTTGAAAAACACTTCAAGGCACATGGACTGGAGAAAATGGTTTCATTCCAG TTAGCACAAAAAACTGCCAATACAAGACGCCAGCTGCAAACACAACTGAAAGAAATGCTCAATGGAGAGACTCCTGTCAAGGAC atGATCTCAACGTGTAAAGAGGAGATGAAAAAAGCTGATCTCTTGGAGGAAGAGGTTGTTTTTCTA ATTTGGAAAGTGATCATGCAGTCTGTTGAGTGGAACAAGAAAGAGGAGCTGGTAGCGGAGCAGGCACTTCGCCATCTCAAG atgtaTGCACCTTTACTAGCAGCCTTCACAACTACTGCCAAGTCAGAGAAAAATCTCCTCATTAAAGTTCAG GAGTATTGTTATGACAATATGAACTTTATGAAAGTGTTCCAGAAAATCGTTCTTCTCTTTTACAAAA CTGACATTTTAAGTGAAGACTCCATCATTGCATGGTACAAAGGAGAAAACTCAACCAAAGGGAAGAGCATGTTTCTGGAGCAGATGAAGAAGATGATAGAGTGGCTCCAGTCTGCTGAAGAAG AGTCAGGGTCCGAGGAAGAAGATGAAGAAGAGGACTAG